Proteins from a single region of Strix aluco isolate bStrAlu1 chromosome 5, bStrAlu1.hap1, whole genome shotgun sequence:
- the LOC141923879 gene encoding P2Y purinoceptor 1-like produces the protein MEGKSTARHLDFGKIDNSNLSKTGILHGKMMNGTCTILICNRNPKLEWYCYLLILVCLFSLLAGFLGNILALRHYVYCMKTWTTNTVLLFNLALCDLTWTLMAPFSVYYSLQKLAIYSSQAFYQIIRLFFSINIYGSVYFLTLISFDRYVGAAHPITSLTWWDKRKAVFCTIAVWIFIAITSMPEIYYTVAAGRQLDITGSLDGTEGPLQFAVPFTLSKILLRFLIPVTVIFTCYMLTLKALLQHSKRQQRRNRLVRPLLLISAALIVFAVSFIPYHVMMTVILIYRINCQPPCGNISTLSAIYKVTEIICSINSCLDPIIFTVANKTFYQRIKSIKCHPKCQCCCCLRGRVRDVTLSSRTMT, from the exons ATGGAGGGGAAAAGCACAGCCAGGCATCTAGACTTCGGTAAAATAGATAATTCCAACCTTTCTAAAACAG GCATACTCCACGGAAAGATGATGAATGGCACATGCACTATTTTAATTTGCAACAGAAATCCTAAGCTGGAGTGGTACTGTTATTTGCTGATTCTGGTTTGCCTTTTCTCTTTATTAGCAGGATTTCTAGGCAATATACTTGCATTACGACATTATGTGTACTGCATGAAGACATGGACTACCAATACCGTACTTCTCTTTAATTTGGCACTGTGTGACTTGACTTGGACTCTCATGGCACCTTTTTCAGTATATTATAGTCTCCAGAAGTTAGCTATCTACTCCAGTCAAGCATTTTATCAGATCATAAGACTATTTTTTAGTATTAATATCTATGGAAGTGTCTATTTCCTGACACTCATCAGTTTTGACAGATACGTAGGTGCTGCCCATCCCATCACTTCATTAACATGGTGGGACAAAAGAAAGGCTGTGTTTTGTACCATCGCAGTATGGATCTTCATAGCGATTACATCGATGCCGGAGATCTATTACACAGTGGCAGCTGGAAGACAACTTGACATCACAGGTTCCCTGGATGGCACTGAAGGACCTTTACAATTTGCGGTGCCATTTACACTCTCCAAGATTCTACTGAGATTCCTAATTCCAGTCACAGTCATCTTTACATGCTATATGTTGACTCTCAAAGCATTACTACAACACAGTAAACGTCAGCAAAGAAGGAACAGACTTGTTAGACCTCTGCTGCTGATTTCAGCTGCTCTTATTgtatttgctgtttctttcataCCTTATCATGTTATGATGACGGTGATACTAATTTACAGAATTAACTGTCAACCACCCTGTGGGAACATAAGCACATTAAGTGCCATTTATAAAGTCACAGAGATCATATGCAGCATCAACAGTTGCCTTGACCCAATCATTTTTACGGTAGCAAATAAGACATTTTATCAAAGAATTAAAAGTATAAAATGTCATCCCAAATGCCAGTGCTGCTGTTGTCTGAGAGGAAGGGTAAGGGATGTCACCCTGTCCTCAAGAACAATGACTTAA